A single genomic interval of Mesoplodon densirostris isolate mMesDen1 chromosome 8, mMesDen1 primary haplotype, whole genome shotgun sequence harbors:
- the COPS8 gene encoding COP9 signalosome complex subunit 8 isoform X2, with the protein MPVAVMAESSFSFRKLLDQCENQELEAPGGIATPPVYGQLLALYLLYNDMNNARYLWKRIPPAIKSANSELGGIWSVGQRIWQRDFPGIYTTISAHPWSETVQPIMEALRDATRRRAFALVSQAYTSIIADDFAAFVGLPVEEAVKGILEQGWQADSTTRMVMPKKPEPAPVPPIPNEQQLARLTDYVAFLEN; encoded by the exons ATGCCAGTGGCGGTGATGGCGGAAAGTTCCTTTAGTTTCAGAAAGTTGCTGGATCAGTGCGAGAACCAGGAGCTCGAG GCTCCAGGAGGAATTGCTACACCCCCAGTGTATGGTCAGCTTCTAGCTTTATATCTACTTTATAATGACAT GAATAATGCAAGATATCTTTGGAAAAGAATACCACCTGCTATAAAATCT GCAAATTCTGAACTTGGGGGAATTTGGTCGGTAGGACAAAGAATCTGGCAGAGAGATTTCCCCGGGATCTATACCACCATCAGCGCTCACCCGTGGTCTGAGACGGTCCAGCCAATCATGGAGGCACTTAGAG ATGCCACCCGGAGGCGAGCCTTCGCCCTGGTCTCTCAGGCATATACCTCCATCATCGCCGACGATTTCGCAGCCTTTGTTGGACTTCCCGTGGAAGAGGCTGTGAAAG GTATCCTAGAACAAGGATGGCAGGCCGACTCCACCACAAGGATGGTCATGCCCAAAAAGCCAG AGCCTGCCCCTGTTCCACCTATCCCCAATGAACAGCAGTTAGCCAGACTCACCGATTATGTGGCTTTCCTCGAAAACTGA
- the COPS8 gene encoding COP9 signalosome complex subunit 8 isoform X3, giving the protein MPVAVMAESSFSFRKLLDQCENQELEAPGGIATPPVYGQLLALYLLYNDMNNARYLWKRIPPAIKSANSELGGIWSVGQRIWQRDFPGIYTTISAHPWSETVQPIMEALRDATRRRAFALVSQAYTSIIADDFAAFVGLPVEEAVKGILEQGWQADSTTRMVMPKKPVAGALDVSFNRFIPFSEPAPVPPIPNEQQLARLTDYVAFLEN; this is encoded by the exons ATGCCAGTGGCGGTGATGGCGGAAAGTTCCTTTAGTTTCAGAAAGTTGCTGGATCAGTGCGAGAACCAGGAGCTCGAG GCTCCAGGAGGAATTGCTACACCCCCAGTGTATGGTCAGCTTCTAGCTTTATATCTACTTTATAATGACAT GAATAATGCAAGATATCTTTGGAAAAGAATACCACCTGCTATAAAATCT GCAAATTCTGAACTTGGGGGAATTTGGTCGGTAGGACAAAGAATCTGGCAGAGAGATTTCCCCGGGATCTATACCACCATCAGCGCTCACCCGTGGTCTGAGACGGTCCAGCCAATCATGGAGGCACTTAGAG ATGCCACCCGGAGGCGAGCCTTCGCCCTGGTCTCTCAGGCATATACCTCCATCATCGCCGACGATTTCGCAGCCTTTGTTGGACTTCCCGTGGAAGAGGCTGTGAAAG GTATCCTAGAACAAGGATGGCAGGCCGACTCCACCACAAGGATGGTCATGCCCAAAAAGCCAG TTGCAGGGGCCCTGGATGTTTCCTTTAACAGGTTTATTCCCTTTTCAG AGCCTGCCCCTGTTCCACCTATCCCCAATGAACAGCAGTTAGCCAGACTCACCGATTATGTGGCTTTCCTCGAAAACTGA
- the COPS8 gene encoding COP9 signalosome complex subunit 8 isoform X1: MPVAVMAESSFSFRKLLDQCENQELEAPGGIATPPVYGQLLALYLLYNDMNNARYLWKRIPPAIKSANSELGGIWSVGQRIWQRDFPGIYTTISAHPWSETVQPIMEALRDATRRRAFALVSQAYTSIIADDFAAFVGLPVEEAVKGILEQGWQADSTTRMVMPKKPDIVDPTVKWCTNVHVLRPARVRRSDEMGSRQPRW; encoded by the exons ATGCCAGTGGCGGTGATGGCGGAAAGTTCCTTTAGTTTCAGAAAGTTGCTGGATCAGTGCGAGAACCAGGAGCTCGAG GCTCCAGGAGGAATTGCTACACCCCCAGTGTATGGTCAGCTTCTAGCTTTATATCTACTTTATAATGACAT GAATAATGCAAGATATCTTTGGAAAAGAATACCACCTGCTATAAAATCT GCAAATTCTGAACTTGGGGGAATTTGGTCGGTAGGACAAAGAATCTGGCAGAGAGATTTCCCCGGGATCTATACCACCATCAGCGCTCACCCGTGGTCTGAGACGGTCCAGCCAATCATGGAGGCACTTAGAG ATGCCACCCGGAGGCGAGCCTTCGCCCTGGTCTCTCAGGCATATACCTCCATCATCGCCGACGATTTCGCAGCCTTTGTTGGACTTCCCGTGGAAGAGGCTGTGAAAG GTATCCTAGAACAAGGATGGCAGGCCGACTCCACCACAAGGATGGTCATGCCCAAAAAGCCAG ACATTGTTGACCCCACAGTAAAGTGGTGCACAAACGTCCATGTGCTCAGACCTGCGAGGGTGCGGAGGAGTGATGAGATGGGGTCCCGTCAACCTAGATGGTGA